Proteins encoded in a region of the Rutidosis leptorrhynchoides isolate AG116_Rl617_1_P2 chromosome 9, CSIRO_AGI_Rlap_v1, whole genome shotgun sequence genome:
- the LOC139867193 gene encoding uncharacterized protein codes for METARSNAPSFTQTEINWDKLDKTKFYVVGAGIFTGLTVGLYPISVVKTRMQVATKESTEKSAYAVVRGLLKTEGVPGLYRGFGTVITGAVPARIIFLTALETTKVAAFKMVEPFKLSDPTKAAIANGVAGMIASLFSQGVFVPIDVISQRLMVQGYSGHARYNGGLDVARKVVKQDGIRGLYRGFGLSVMTYSPSSAVWWASYGSSQRLIWSLLGHGTDMDRPRPSEGTIVLVQGAGGISAGAAASCITTPLDTIKTRLQVMGHEKRPNARQVIKTLIADDGWKGFYRGIGPRFFSMSAWGTSMILAYEYLKRICAQDL; via the exons ATGGAGACAGCTCGTTCTAACGCACCATCTTTCACTCAAACAGAAATCAATTGGGACAA GCTTGATAAGACTAAGTTCTATGTCGTTGGTGCTGGTATATTTACCGGCCTTACGGTTGGACTCTACCCTATATCTGTTGTAAAGACAAGGATGCAGGTTGCTACCAAAGAATCAACTGAAAAGAGTGCATATGCTGTTGTCCGCGGGCTACTTAAAACCGAAGGCGTACCGGGTTTATACCGAGGTTTTGGAACTGTCATTACGGGTGCAGTTCCTGCAAGAATTATATTTCTGACAGCATTAGAAACCACAAAGGTGGCTGCTTTTAAGATGGTCGAACCGTTTAAACTTTCAGACCCTACAAAAGCTGCTATAGCTAATGGAGTTGCTGGCATGATTGCTTCTCTATTTTCTCAAGGTGTTTTTGTTCCTATTGATGTG ATTAGTCAACGATTGATGGTTCAAGGATATTCAGGCCATGCAAGATATAACGGGGGCCTGGACGTTGCTCGTAAAGTTGTGAAGCAAGACGGCATCCGAGGGCTATATAGAGGATTCGGTCTATCTGTCATGACCTATTCTCCTTCTAGTGCTGTTTGGTGGGCCAGCTATGGTTCCAGTCAACGTCTTATATGGAG TCTATTAGGTCATGGAACGGATATGGATAGACCTCGTCCTTCTGAAGGGACAATAGTATTAGTTCAAGGTGCTGGTGGAATATCTGCTGGTGCAGCGGCATCATGCATCACAACTCCACTCGACACTATTAAGACTCGACTACAG GTAATGGGACATGAGAAGCGACCCAATGCACGCCAGGTCATCAAAACATTGATTGCAGACGATGGCTGGAAAGGTTTCTATAGAGGAATTGGGC